The following proteins are encoded in a genomic region of Anabas testudineus chromosome 13, fAnaTes1.2, whole genome shotgun sequence:
- the slc19a3b gene encoding solute carrier family 19 member 3b codes for MGCWTRLKSSSWAYPTTVLSLYGFFANCRVAEPFLTPYLIGPHKNISGEVLNNYLFPIWTYSYLAFLFPVFLLTDFLRYKPLIVVQGLFLVTNYILLCFAPGLPAMTFLQVNYAVVTSTEVAYFSYIYSVIPVEHYQRATGYLRSAMLVGYTFGASLGQVLVSLAGMNYFYINTITLGIVSMAFLISFWLPMPQRSMFFKVKKDAAVHLQSQQEAHRPEEPVMDKDGAGAGSEKMEHNVNSGWCSRENVATAVHLLWQSFRESYSSRHVIYWSLWWALATSGYVQVFNYIQLMWDHIEPSATSSIYNGGVEAVCSLVGAAAAFSVGYIKVTWAVWGELALGLFSAVGAGAVFLMALTSSIWACYAGYVLFKSCYMLLITITTFQIAANLSMECYALTFGINTFIALSLQTIITATVVDEAALGLDIVTQFIIYGSYYAVISVLFLTRGTYTAYVNHHSHPEQKKAKEPTEVIFAERF; via the exons ATGGGCTGTTGGACGCGGCTGAAGTCTTCGAGCTGGGCTTATCCCACCACAGTCCTGTCACTTTATGGCTTTTTTGCTAACTGCCGAGTAGCAGAACCCTTTCTGACACCATACCTGATTGGGCCACACAAGAATATCTCTGGAGAAGTG CTGAACAACTACTTGTTTCCTATCTGGACTTACTCCTATCTGGCCTTTCTCTTCCCCGTCTTCCTCCTGACTGACTTCCTGAGGTATAAGCCCCTCATTGTGGTACAGGGGCTCTTCCTCGTCACTAACTATATCCTGCTCTGCTTTGCCCCAGGTCTGCCTGCCATGACATTCCTTCAG GTCAACTATGCAGTGGTGACTTCCACAGAAGTGGCCTacttttcttacatttacagtgtgattCCAGTCGAGCATTACCAAAGAGCCACTGGCTACCTGCGCAGTGCAATGCTGGTTGGATATACATTTGGTGCCAGCCTCGGCCAAGTGCTTGTCTCCCTTGCAG GAATGAATTACTTCTACATCAACACCATCACTCTGGGGATTGTCAGCATGGCTTTTCTCATCTCCTTCTGGTTGCCCATGCCCCAGAGGAGCATGTTCTTCAAAGTGAAGAAGGATGCAGCTGTGCATTTGCAATCCCAGCAGGAAGCGCACAGGCCTGAGGAGCCAGTGATGGATAAGGATGGAGCTGGCGCAGGGAGTGAGAAGATGGAGCATAATGTCAACAGTGGTTGGTGCAGCAGGGAAAATGTGGCCACTGCGGTTCATCTACTTTGGCAAAGCTTCAGGGAGTCATACTCTTCCAG GCACGTGATCTACTGGTCCCTGTGGTGGGCTCTGGCCACATCTGGCTACGTGCAGGTCTTCAATTACATCCAGCTGATGTGGGACCATATAGAACCATCGGCTACATCATCCATTTACAACGGCGGTGTAGAGGCCGTGTGCTCTCTTGTAG GTGCTGCAGCAGCCTTCTCTGTGGGCTACATCAAGGTGACCTGGGCAGTGTGGGGAGAGCTGGCATTAGGGCTGTTCTCAGCTGTAGGGGCAGGTGCTGTGTTTCTGATGGCGCTCACCAGCAGTATCTGGGCATGCTATGCCGGTTATGTCTTATTCAAATCCTGCTACATGTTACTTATCACCATCACAAC tTTTCAGATTGCAGCTAACCTCTCCATGGAGTGCTATGCCTTAACCTTCGGGATCAACACTTTCATAGCTCTCTCACTGCAGACTATAATTACAGCCACTGTTGTTGATGAAGCTGCTCTTGGACTGGACATTGTGACACAG TTCATCATCTACGGCAGCTACTACGCTGTCATCTCGGTGCTCTTTCTGACTCGAGGGACCTACACTGCCTATGTAAATCATCACAGTCATCCTGAACAGAAAAAAGCCAAGGAGCCCACTGAGGTGATCTTTGCTGAACGTTTCTGA
- the slc19a3a gene encoding thiamine transporter 2 codes for MRSEFPTRKQVEKQKKMETVKRLKSDWRYPTTLLCIYGFFSTVKPLEPFLIPFLTGSDKNLTTEQVNNQIFPVWTYSYLSVLVPVFLLTDWVRYKPVVVFQAITLFVTTAMLLWANGVPAMQAMQFFYGVVTASEVAYFSYIYSVIDLKRYRKATSYSRSIQLLGYTVGSVLGQLLVSLNLMSYRNMLVFTLVLTGIALLTSCLLPMPQQSMFFHRKHTRQTTTTEGIESHADGTVDATERTIRSKVSLEETTDINVEKSTEKEKEEGKNTDKSEDLETVGGESCGQVLVQLWRDFRQCYSSRQLIYWSVWWALATCGYNQTVNYVQVLWEHVQPSQNVSIYNGGVEAVSNLMSAATAYGIGFTEVRWDQWGELALGSFSGLGAVALFLMTFIGNIWVCYTGYIVFKCLYMMLITIAMYQIAADLSMERYALVFGANNFGALVLQTIITSVVVDSRGLALSIIPQFTIYASYFSVIAVVFLLRGLFTIWRAKRNKRETTSSDISDSPGFVEHRL; via the exons ATGCGTTCAGAGTTTCCCACAAGGAAACAggtagaaaaacagaagaaaatggagACGGTGAAAAGACTGAAGTCAGACTGGAGGTATCCCACTACTCTTCTGTGCATCTATGGATTCTTCAGCACAGTTAAACCCCTGGAACCGTTCCTCATCCCTTTCTTGACAGGATCGGACAAGAACCTGACAACAGAGCAG GTTAACAATCAAATATTCCCGGTGTGGACATACTCCTACCTGTCTGTGCTGGTGCCGGTTTTCCTGCTTACTGACTGGGTGCGTTATAAGCCAGTGGTGGTGTTCCAGGCTATTACGCTCTTTGTCACCACAGCCATGCTTCTATGGGCAAACGGCGTGCCAGCCATGCAAGCCATGCAGTTCTTCTATGGGGTGGTGACAGCCAGCGAGGTGGCCTATTTCTCCTACATCTACAG TGTGATAGATCTGAAGAGATACAGGAAGGCCACCTCTTATAGCCGCAGTATCCAGCTCCTGGGATACACAGTGGGTTCGGTGCTAGGTCAGCTCCTTGTCAGCCTCAACCTCATGTCCTACAGAAATATGCTGGTCTTTACTTTAGTTCTCACCGGCATTGCTCTCCTCACTTCCTGCCTCTTGCCAATGCCACAGCAGAGCATGTTCTTTCATCGCAAACATACTAGGCAAACGACTACAACAGAAGGAATAGAGAGTCATGCAGATGGGACTGTAGATGCAACAGAACGCACAATAAGATCCAAGGTGTCCCTGGAAGAGACGACAGACATAAATGTggagaaaagtacagaaaaagagaaagaggaagggaaaAACACAGATAAGTCTGAGGACTTAGAAACTGTTGGTGGAGAGAGCTGTGGCCAAGTCCTCGTCCAGCTGTGGAGGGACTTCCGCCAGTGTTATTCCTCCAGACAGCTGATCTACTGGTCTGTGTGGTGGGCACTGGCCACCTGTGGCTACAACCAGACGGTCAACTATGTGCAG GTGTTGTGGGAGCATGTGCAGCCTTCCCAGAACGTCAGTATCTACAACGGAGGGGTAGAAGCAGTGTCCAATCTGATGA GTGCAGCTACAGCCTATGGCATAGGCTTCACCGAGGTGAGATGGGATCAGTGGGGAGAGCTGGCACTGGGAAGTTTCTCTGGACTTGGCGCAGTAGCACTCTTCCTCATGACTTTCATCGGTAACATCTGGGTGTGCTACACTGGCTACATCGTTTTCAAGTGCCTGTACATGATGCTGATAACAATAGCTAT GTACCAGATTGCAGCTGACCTTTCAATGGAAAGATATGCACTGGTCTTTGGAGCCAACAACTTTGGAGCATTGGTTCTACAAACAATTATCACGTCTGTTGTGGTTGATAGTAGAGGACTGGCCCTGTCCATCATTCCTCAG TTCACTATTTATGCCAGCTACTTCTCAGTCAtcgctgttgtttttttacttcgGGGTCTGTTCACCATTTGGagagcaaagagaaacaaaagagaaaccaCATCTTCAGACATAAGCGACTCTCCAGGCTTTGTTGAGCACAGACTGTGA
- the daw1 gene encoding dynein assembly factor with WDR repeat domains 1, whose protein sequence is MKLKKFLLRYYPPGIILEYKKGGLLRTKSIDLLDLTPETNPEELVAEIRQSEPLITESRADQVKHLIIRLQQKQGQQDHHRFCFVKELKAHILPLTNIAFDKSGSRFITGSYDRTCRVWDTASGTELHTLEGHRNVVYAIAFNNPYGDKIATGSFDKTCKLWCADSGKCFYTFRGHMAEIVCLAFNPQSTLVATGSMDATAKLWDVETGEEVATLTGHTAEVLSLCFNTVGSQLVTGSFDHTVVIWDVASGRRVHTLIGHRGEISNVQFNWDCSLIVTGSMDKTCKLWEAVSGKCVATLVGHKEEVLDVCFDLSGQFIATASADGTARVFNATTHECLVTLEGHDGEISKVCFSPQGSRVLTASSDKTARLWDVQSGVCLQVLEGHTDEIFSCVFNYEGDTIITGSKDNTCRICDRLHQLFSSF, encoded by the exons ATGAAACTCAAGAAGTTCCTTCTCCGATATTATCCACCAG GTATAATCCTGGAATATAAGAAAGGAGGACTCTTGAGGACCAAATCAATCGATCTTTTGGATCTGACTCCAGA AACAAATCCTGAGGAGTTGGTGGCAGAGATCAGGCAGTCAGAGCCTTTGATCACCGAGTCCCGGGCTGATCAAGTCAAACATCTGATTATTCGACTTCAGCAGAAACAGGGCCAGCAGGACCACCACAGGTTCTGTTTCGTCAAG GAGCTTAAGGCACATATACTGCCACTGACAAATATTGCCTTTGACAAATCAGGGTCAAG ATTTATAACTGGGAGCTATGACCGGACGTGCAGAGTTTGGGACACAGCCTCAGGAACAGAGCTGCACACTCTAGAGGGTCACAGAAATGTGGTCTATGCAATAGCATTTAACAATCCCTATGG AGACAAGATTGCGACTGGTTCTTTTGACAAGACCTGCAAACTGTGGTGTGCTGACTCAGGCAAATGTTTTTATACCTTTCGTGGACATATGGCAGAAATA GTCTGCCTGGCATTCAACCCCCAGAGCACACTAGTAGCCACAGGCAGCATGGATGCCACTGCCAAGCTGTGGGATGTAGAGACTGGAGAGGAGGTGGCCACTCTGACT GGTCACACTGCAGAAgtcctctctctgtgctttaACACAGTGGGCAGTCAACTTGTCACTGGCTCCTTTGATCACACAGTTGTTATATGGGATGTTGCCTCTGGAAG aCGTGTCCACACTCTGATTGGTCACAGGGGGGAAATCAGCAATGTTCAGTTTAACTGGGATTGCTCCCTTATTGTCACAGGCTCCATGGATAAAACCTGCAAG TTGTGGGAGGCAGTCAGTGGTAAATGTGTGGCCACACTAGTTGGACACAAAGAAGAGGTGCTGgatgtgtgttttgatttaagTGGTCAGTTCATTGCCACTGCCTCTGCTGATG GTACAGCACGGGTGTTCAATGCAACCACACATGAGTGTCTTGTGACCCTAGAGGGCCATGATGGAGAGATCTCAAAG GTCTGTTTCAGCCCTCAGGGCAGCAGGGTCTTGACTGCTAGCTCAGACAAGACCGCCCGTCTGTGGGATGTTCAATCTGGAGTCTGCCTACAAGTCCTGGAGGGGCACACAGACGAGATCTTCTCCTGTGTCTTCAACTATGAGGGGGACACCATCATTACAG GCAGCAAGGATAACACATGCCGGATCTG TGACAGACTACATCAGCTGTTTTCCAGTTTCTAG